The DNA region CGGACACACCGGAACGAGGACGGCCAGCCGCAGCGCTCGCACGGCATCCTGATGGACATCACGGAGATCCGCGACGGCGGCGACCGCTACGTGGTCGGCAGGCCCATGGCGGGCGGAGACCCGCTGGAGCGGGCGGCCGACCTCGCCATCGCGCTCAAGGAGACGCTCACCGACGACATGCCCGCGGAGGTGCGGGCCGCCGCCGAACTGATGCTGCTGGGTCTGGGCCGCGCCCTGGCCCGCCGGATGACGCACTGAGACGCTTCTTCGGACAGTCCAGATCCGACGCGCCGGAGACGGGTTCTCGGCGGCCGCGGATCGCCCGCGCAGGCTCGAACCCGCCGCGCCTCGGCGGTCCGCACCGGAGAAATCGGGACGCGCGCGGGCGCACGTGGCATAAGGAAGCCGTTAAGACTTCGTGCAGGCTCATCGAAACGCCTGGATGGCGGCAACCGTCAGTCGAACCACCCGACGACGGGGCGGAATGCATTTTAATCCCGGCCCAGATGGACAAAAATACATCCGCCGGACACGGAAAAGCGGCCCCGGAACCGTGGCCGGGGACTTGTGTCGCGGCGGCGGGCGCAACATATTCCTGACCGAGGCGCCAGCCTGGCGCCAGAGGTCCTGCGTGGGCCTCGCCCGAACACCACGCTGAGAGAGCCTCCGCAAGGAAACTCCCATGGCATTCGAGAACAGCCCCTTCCGGTACGGCGCCCAGCAGCCGACCGGCTACGCCGGCACCCAGGTCGAGGTCGACCAGGGCCTGCGCACCTTCATGCTCGGCGTCTACAACAACATGGTCGTCGGGCTCGGCATCTCGGGTCTCGTCGCGCTCGGCCTGAACATGGCCTCCGTGGCGGCCTACCAGGGCACACGCCCGATCCTGACCCCGTTCGGTCAGACCCTCTACCTCAGCCCGCTGAAGTGGGTCCTGATGCTCGCCCCGCTGGCGTTCATCTTCGTCTTCTCCATGCGGATGGACCGGATGTCGGCCTCCTCCGCGCGGACGATGTTCTGGGCCTTCGCGGCGGTGATGGGCGCGTCGATGTCCTCGCTCCTCCTGGTGTTCACCGGGGGCAGCGTGGTGCAGGTGTTCTTCATCACGGCCGCGGCCTTCGGCTCGCTCAGCCTCTGGGGCTACACCACCCGGCGCAGCCTATCCGGCATGGGCTCGTTCCTGATGATGGGCCTGATCGGCATCATCCTCGCGTCGCTGGTGAACATCTTCTTCGCCTCGTCGGCCCTCCAGTTCGCCATCTCGGTGCTGGGCGTGCTGATCTTCGCGGGGCTGACCGCCTACGACACCCAGAAGCTCAAGGAGATGTATCTCTACGGCGGCTTCGACGGAGAGATGGCGGCCAAGATGTCGGTGAACGGCGCCCTGACGCTCTATCTCGACTTCATCAACATGTTCCAGTTCCTGCTGAGCCTGATCGGCGACCGCCGCTGAGCCAGCCCGAACGGCGAGACGAGGAAGCCCCGGCGGGAGACCGCCGGGGCTTCTTTTTGCCTCGCCGGCGGGCGCGGATGCGCTAAGCTCGGGCCATGCCCGCGATCTCCGGCCTCTCCGCCTTCCCGATCACGCCGAGCGACGCCGACGGCCGCGTCGACGCCGACGCGCTGCGCCGGCTGCTGGAGCCCCTGGCGACCGCCGGGGTCGATTCGATCGGCCTGCTCGGCAGCACCGGGACCTACGCGTATCTGAGCCGGGAGGAGCGGCGTCGGGCGGTGGCGATCGCCGCCGAGACCGTGGGCGGGCGGGTGCCGCTCCTCGTCGGGATCGGCGCCCTGCGCACCGACGAGGCCGTCCGCCTCGCGCAGGACGCGCGGGCGGCCGGCGCGGATGCCGGGCTCCTCGCCCCCGTCTCCTACACGCCGCTCACCGAGGCCGAGGTCGAGGCGCATTTCGCCGCCGTGGCGGAGGCGAGCGGGCTGCCCCTCGTCCTCTACGACAACCCCGCGACCACGCATTTCCGCTTCACGCCGGCGCTGATCGGCCGGATCGCCCGCCGTCCCGGGATCGTGGCCGCCAAGTGCGCGGCGCCGGAGCCGGCGCAGGCCGCATCCGGCGTCGCGACCCTGCGGGGGGCCGTCCCGGCGGGCTTTCCCGTCGGCTTCAGCGGCGACTGGAACGTGACCGAGGCGCTGATCGCCGGCGGCGCGGCGTGGTTCAGCGTGGCGGGCGGCCTGTTCCCCCGGGCCTGCCTGGCGATCGTCCGGGCCGCGGCGGCGGGCGAGACGGAGCGGGCCCGCGCCCTCAACGCGGAACTGGAGCCCCTCTGGACGCTGTTCCGAACGCATTCCAGCCTGCGGGTGGTCTACGCCCTGGCCGATCTCATGGGCCTGTGCCGCGCCGAGCCGCCGCGGCCGATCCGGCCCCTGGCACCGGAGGTGGTGGCCGAGATCGCCGCGACATTCCGGCGCCTGCGCCTGTCCTGAGCGACCGCGTCGCGCCGGTCGTTCCGGGGCCGCCCGGGATGACGGCGTGGAGCGTCGCCCGGCGGCCGCCTCTCGCCGCGGTCAGACCGCCGTCGGCGCGGGCTCCAGCACGGCGATCACCCGGGCGAGCTCGGTGCCGCGCTTCAGGATCTGGCCGCTCGCGGCGACGACCGCGTAGGCCCCCTGGCGACGGGCGAGCCTGGGATCCTTCTCGATCCGGTAGAGCGGCATCTCGGAGGAGCGCCGGTAGATCGAGAACACCGCCTTGTCGCGGCGGAAATCGAGGGCGTAGTCGCGCCACTCCCCCGCGGCGACCTGCCGGCCGTAGAGGTTGAAGATCGTGCGGAGCTCGTCCCGGTTGAAGGCGATCTGCGGAGGGGCCGCGCGCGCGGGGAAGGGAATGACATGGCCCGCCGCCTCGTCGGGCCTCGACCCGGCGCTCGTCCTCTCGGTCATCACGGCTCCCGTGCATCGATGCTTTGCCGGATGATGGGCCTCGCCGTTGCGGCCCGCAAGGGTCGCGATCGCCGTGTCCCGCGAGACACGCCCAAGCGACAAAAAACACGGTTTGGCCCGATTCACGCCTTTTGCGGGCCTCGTTGCAGCACGACAACAGGCGCCGAACCTCGCCGGGTTGTGCCCGGTCGGCGACCGACACCCAGCTCCCCAGCCATCGGTCGCCGCTCGGGATCCCAGGATCCGGCACTCCGAGGTTTCGAGACCCAAGACTTCAGGCCGCCCCTCGGGCGGCCTTTTTTCTGTTTCCCGTTGGGCCGGGGTTGCGGCTATGCCAGCCGCACCATGGGCCCGCCCGCCTTCGACGCCGCCTTCCTGCACGACCTCGACGCGCTGTTCGCGTGGCGCCGCGACGTGCGCCGCTTCCGGCCGGATCCGGTCGACGAGGCCGCCCTGCGCGCCTGCCTCGCGGCGGCCCACCGGGCCCCCTCGGTCGGCAACAGCCGGCCCTGGCGCTTCGTGCGCGTCGCGGATCCGGGACGGCGCCGCGCGGTCGCGGAGAATTTCGCCGGCTGCAACGCCGCCGCGGCCGCGGGCTACGCGGCGGACCGGGCTGCCCAGTATCGCGGGCTGAAGCTCGCCGGCCTGCGGGAGGCGCCGGTGCATCTGGCGGCGTTCTGCGACGCGGCCACCGAGACCGGCCTCGGCCTCGGCCGGGCCAGCATGCCGGAGACCCTGGCCTACTCGGTGGTGGGGGCGGTGCAGTGCTTCTGGCTCGCCGCCCGGGCCCGCGGTCTCGGCGTCGGCTGGGTCTCGATCCTGGAGCCGGAGGCGGTCACGGCGATCCTGGCCGTGCCGGAGACGTGGCGGCTCGTGGCCTATCTCTGCGTCGGATACCCGGTGGAGGCGCACCTCGACCCGGAGCTGGAGCGCCACGGCTGGCAGCCGGAGGACCGGCGCGGCAGCGAGCTCTACGAGCGCTGAGACGCGCGCTCCGGGACCCGCGGAGCGGTGGCCGGCCGCAGGGCAACGGCCCGTACACCCTGGATCGTGGTTGCTCTTTTACCGTGCCCGGCGGATCCGCGGAATGACGCCGCATCAACCATAGCTTTTCTTGGAACGGTAAGCTCGGCCGGAGATTACTTGCCCGCGTCAAGTCTAGCTTTGCGAGGATCGCGGTGATGTCGGGTCGGGTAGCGGCTCTATTCGGTTTGGCCGGCGCGATGCTGGCCGGTTGTTTCCAGACGGCGCAGGCGCGCGAGGTCGTCCCCTTCGCGAACGGCGTCGCGCCGGGCTCGGTGGTGATCAGCGTGTCGCAGCGCAAGCTCTATCTGGTGAACGGCGACGGCACGGCGATCCGCTATCCCGTGGCGGTGGGCCGTCCCGGCAAGCAGTGGTTCGGCATCAAGCCGATCGACGGCAAGTACGTCGCCCCCGCCTGGTCGCCCCCCGCGGAGGTGAAGCGCGACAACCCGCGCCTGCCGAACCTCATCGCGGGCGGCTCGCCGCACAACCCCATGGGGTCGGCGGCGATGACGCTGGCGGGCGGCGAGTACGCGATCCACGGCACCAACCGGCCGAACTCGGTGGGCACCTACGCGTCCTACGGCTGCATCCGGATGTACAACCAGGACGTGGTCGACCTCTATGCGCGGGTCGATGTCGGCACGCAGGTCTACATGACCCACTGAGGCCCGGCGCGTCTCACCCGGCCGGCGGGGCGGTCGCCTCGACGGCCGTGAAGGTCTCCAGGATCCGGTAGGTGTGCGACGCGCCGGCCGGCACGCAGTAGGAATCGCCCGGCGCGAGCGCCACGGTCTCGCCCTCCAGCACGAGCTCGGCCCGGCCGCTGACGACGTAGCCGACCGTCTCGTGCGCCGAGGTGGTCATCGGCTTGTCGGCGTTGGGCTCCTCGGCCCGCCACATCCGCATGCCGAGGCGCTCGCCGCGGGCGAGGGGGATCTCGCCGTGCGGGCCCGCGGCCGCGCTCCGGGCCGATACTGTCGTCGCCATCGTCGCCTCCCTCAGGTGAACCTGCCCAACGGGGCCCGGCGCCCGACGTTCCGCGCCCGACAGCGCGACACGTTCGGCAAGCCCCGCGCCGGCGCGCCGCTTGACGGCCCGCGCCGCGCCCCGACAGGATGACGCACCGGTCCGAGAGGCGCCCGACAGAGGCGCGGACCGGCACGGCGTCCGCGACCCCGCCTGGGTCCGGCGCGTCGGCGGACGACCCGGATCGGGAGGGACGCGCCATGCAGATCAAGGCGGCGATCGACAGGATTCCCGGCGGCCTGATGCTGGTGCCGCTCCTGCTCGGGGCCCTGTGCAAGACCTTCGCGCCGGGCGCCCCGGCCTATTTCAAGGGCTTCACGCAGGGGATCATGACCGGCGTGATCCCGATCCTGGCGGTCTGGTTCTTCTGCATGGGCGCCTCGGTCAGCCTGAGGGCGACCGGCACCGTGCTGCGCAAGTCCGGCACGCTGGTGGCGACCAAGCTCGTCGCCGCCTGGGCGATCGTGCTGGTGGCCGGACTGTTCATCCCGCCCGAGGGGATCCAGACCGGCTTCTTCGCCGGGCTGTCGATCCTGGCGATCGTCTGCGCCATGGATATGACCAATGGCGGCCTCTACGCCTCGCTGATGCAGACCTACGGCAGCCGCGAGGAGGCCGGCGCCTTCATCCTGACCTCGATCGAGTCCGGCCCGCTGATGAGCATGATCATCCTCGGGGCCTCCGGGGCGGCGCATTTCGAGCCGCAGATCTTCGTGGGCGCGGTGCTGCCCTTCCTCGTCGGCTTCGCCCTCGGCAACCTCGACCCGAAGCTCCGGGCCCTGTTCGCCCCGGGCGGGCAGCTGATGATCCCGTTCTTCGCCTTCGCGCTGGGGAACACGGTCGACCTCAACAACCTGCTCTCGCCGCTGGCGGGGCTCGGCATCGTGCTGGCGCTGGCGGTGATCGTCCTGACCGGCATCCCGCTGATCCTGGCCGACCGGGCGATCGGGGGCGGGACCGGCACGGCGGGGCTGGCGGCCTCGTCGACGGCCGGGGCCGCCGCCGCCAACCCGCTGGCGATCGCCGCCGTCGCCCCGCAATTCGCCTCGTCGGCGCAGACCGCCACCGTGCTGGTGACGATCTGCATCATCGTCACCTCGATCCTCGTGCCGATCCTGACCGGACTCTGGTACCGGCGATTCGGGGCGGGCGTCGCGGAGGCCCGGGCCGACGCCGAGGCCGGCGCGCCGCTGGCGGTCCCGGCCGAGTAGGCGCCCCGCGGCGGGTCCCTCAGAAGTCGACCGCGAGGCCCTTCACCTCCCAGTCGTCGTAGCGGACCGGCTCCAGGCCGCCGCGCCCCTGGCGCTCGGGCTTGGCGCCGATCTCGGCGGCCCGGGCGTCGATCGCCGCGCGACGCTCGGCGGCCTCGGCGAGGGCGCGCTGGGCCGCCGGGCTGAGGATGCGGGGCGGGGCGGCGCCGTCTCCGGCCTCCTCGGCCGGGTCCTGTCGGTGCGGGTCCTGTCGGTGCAGGTCTCGTGCGGTCGGCTCTTGCATCGCGCTCGCTCGGGTGTGAGGGCGTGGGTCCGGAAACGTCGGATCTGGAGCAGAAGTGGCATCGCGGGACACAGGCCGCAACACGCGGAACGCAGCGGCACCGGGCGGGACCGGTCCGGACATCGCGGGACTGGGCGCGCGCCGCGCGGCGATGCAGGCGGTCGCGGCCCTGATCGGCCAGGAGCGCGCCCCCGCCCTCGACGACGCCCTCGCCCAGGCGATCCGCGCCGAGGCGCTGGCGCCGGCGGATGCCGGGCTGGCGCGGGCGATCGCGGTGGCGACCTTCCGCCGCTACGGGCTGATCCGCGCCGCCCTGGCCGCGCGGCTCGAGCGCGGGCTCCCCGCGGCCAAGCCGCAGCTCACGGCCCTGCTGGCCACCGCGACCGCCCAGCTCCTCGACCTCGCGGTCCCCGACCACGCCGCCGTCGACCTCGCCGTGCGGCTCGCCAAGGCGGACACCCGCACGGCCCATCTCGCCGGGCTCGTCAACGCGGTGCTGCGCCGGATCGCCCGCGAGCGCGACGCGATCCTGGCCGCGGACGCCGACGCCCTGGCGGTCAACACGCCGGACTGGCTCGCCCGCCGCTGGGTCGCGGCCTACGGGCCGGAGCGCGCGGCCGCGATCGCCCGCGCCCATCTGGCCGGGGCCGCCATCGACCTGACCCCGCGGGGCGACGCCGCCGAGTGGGCCGCGCGGCTCGGCGCCGTAACCCTGCCGACCGGCTCCCTGCGCCTGCCCGAGAACGGCCCGGCCATCCCCGAGCTGCCGGGCTTCCAGGAGGGCGCGTGGTGGGTCCAGGACGCGGCCGCGGCGCTGCCGGCCCGCCTCCTGGCGCCGCGGGACGGCACCCGGGTCCTCGACCTCTGCGCGGCGCCCGGCGGCAAGACCCTGCAGCTCGCCGCCGCCGGCGCCCGGGTCACCGCCGTCGACCGGTCCGCCCCGCGGCTGGAACGCCTGCGGGAGAACGTCGCGCGGCTCGGCTTCGCCGTCGACGTCGTGGTCGCCGACGCCCTCGCCCTGGAGCCGCAGGACCACGACGCGGTGCTGCTCGACGCGCCGTGCTCGGCCACCGGGACGATCCGGCGCCATCCCGACGTCGCCTGGACCAAGGCCGAGGCGGATATCGGGCGGCTCGCCGCGCTCCAGGCCAAGCTCCTCGACCACGCGGCCGGGCTGGTGCGGCCGGGCGGCCTCCTCGTCTACTGCACCTGCTCGCTGGAGCCGGAGGAGGGCGAGGCGCAGGTGGCGGCCTTCCTGGCCCGCGATCCCCGCTACGCGCGGGTGCCTGTCCGGCCCGAGGAAGTCGGAGGCGCCGCGGCGCTGATCGACGACCGCGGCGACCTGCGCACGCTGCCGTGCCACCTGCCGGAGCTGGAGGGCGCCCGCGGCGGCCTCGACGGCTTCTACGCGAGCCGCCTCCGGCGGGCGGACTGACCGGGCGCGCGGGCCGGGTTTTTCGGGAGGCGGGCCGGCGGTCCGCCTCCGCCCCGTCGTTCCGGGTCGCGCACCCGAGCCCGGAACCCAGACCCGCGCCGTGCCCCCTCTCCCGTGCGGGAGAGGGCTGGGGTGAGGGACCGGACGCTTCCGGATCGCACGCCATCACGGTTCGGCCAGGGCGCGCCACGTCCGGACAGGCCTGATCCCTCACCCTGTTCCTCTCCCGCACGGGAGAGGGGACCCGCGCCTGACTCGCGCGTGTCGGGCCGTCCCACGGCGCTCCGACCTTGACAATGTTCCTATTCTGTGCTTCCTGACCGCACCTGTCCGCGGCGTCCCGGGAGCGATCCCGGGGCGTCCTTCGGGGGCCCGCCCGGTGGCTGACCGTGCGGGTCCGGGGACGGGGCGGCGCCCGCGTCGGTGGCTCTCAGCCGCCATCGCCCCGGGCGGCGGACCGGTGCGGGGCGTGCCTCGGACGCGGGCGTGAGACCGGGCGGCACTGTGCCCGGCGGGGTGAGGAAATGCCCCCGCGCCGACCCGCGTCTGGGCCGAGCCTGAGCGACCTGCGGACCCGCCCACTACGAGGCGGGGGACGGCTGGAAGGCCACGGCGCCGATGCGGGTTCCGGAGGTGCGGGCACGGCGTGCGCGCACCTCGCCCGAGACCGCTGACGGGGAGTCGCAGGACCGGGACGTCGGAGACGCCGCGACGAGAAAGACGGCACCGGCCGGGGCAGGCGCCCGGCCGATGCCGCGGGGCGCCGCGGGGATCGGATCCCGCGCGTACCTGGCCGACACCTGGGTTCCCGCGGCGTCCCGCGTCCCTCGTGCTCGCGTCCCTGGCCATGCCCCCGGCGCCACGAGCGCGCGGGGACGATGACGCGTGTCCGGCCGCCATCGCACCCGAATCGGGTCCGACGGACCGGCACCCGACGGGGGTGGGCGCGGCGGCCCGCGGCGGCCCGCGACCCCTGGAAAGTTGACGGCGGCCCGGCGGACTGCCATCCGCCCGTCCGACACGCCCGCCCGTAGTACCCGCCCGCGCCCCTCTCGAGCCCATAGAACCCATGACCGACCTGATCGAGACGATCCGCCGGACGCTCGTGCCGATCCACAAGGAGGGCTACCCCTTCATCCTGATCGGCATCGTGCTGACGGTGCTGGCGGGCTACTTCTCCCAGTTCTTCGGCTGGATCTTCCTGATCCTGACCCTCTGGGTCTGCTACTTCTTCCGCGATCCAGAGCGCGTCACGCCGGTGGCCGACGGGCTCGTGATCTCGCCCGCCGACGGGCGCGTGAACCTCATCGCCACCGTCCTGCCGCCGCCCGAGCTCGACCTGCCGCAGGTGCCGACCCTGCGCGTCTCGGTGTTCATGAACGTGTTCGACTGCCACGTGAACCGGGTGCCGGTGGCGGGCCGGATCGGCCAGATCCACTACACCCCGGGCCTGTTCCTCAACGCCGAGCTCGACAAGGCCAGCGACGACAACGAGCGCAACGGCATGGTCATCGAGACGACCCATGCCGGCCAGCCGAAGCGGGTCGGCGTGGTGCAGATCGCCGGCCTCGTGGCCCGGCGCATCGTCGGCTTCGTCGCGGCGGGCGACGTGCTCGGCGTCGGCGAGCGGTTCGGCCTGATCCGCTTCGGCTCGCGGGTGGACGTGTACCTTCCGGCCGGCTCGACCGTGCTGGTCGGCCTCGGCCAGAAGGCGGTGGCCGGCGAGACGGTGCTGGCCGATCTCGGCGGCGGCCCGGAGCGGCTGTTCAAGCGGATCTGAGGCGGCCATGGACGATCTCTTCCCGCCCTTCGCGCCCGACCCGAACGAGCCGCGGCCGCGCCGGTTCAAGCCGGTGCCGTTCCGGATGATCGCGCCCAACATGATCACCCTGATGGCGCTCTGCCTCGGGCTGACGGCGATCCGGCTCGCCTTCGAGGGCAAGTTCGAGCCCGCCGTCATCGCCGTGGTGGTGGCCGGCGTGCTCGACGGCATCGACGGGCGGGTGGCGCGGCTGCTCAAGGGCACGTCGCGCTTCGGCGCGGAGCTCGACTCGCTCGCCGACTTCGTGAATTTCGGCTGCGCCCCGGCCCTGATCCTCTACGGCTTCGTGCTGTTCCACCTGAAGTCGGTGGGCTGGATCGTGGCGCTGATCTTCGCCATCGCCATGGCGCTCCGCCTCGCCCGCTTCAACGCGATGCTGGACGACCCGAACCGGCCGGAATGGAAGAAGGACTTCTTCGTCGGCATGCCGGCCCCCGCGGGGGCGCTCACCGCGATGCTGCCGCTCTACCTGCACTTCCTGGGCTTCGGCATCGAGACCTGGGCGGCTCCGGCGGTCCTGATCTACGTGCTGTGCATCGCCCTGCTGGTGGTCTCCACGGTCCCGACCTACTCGGGCAAGACCATGGGCAAGCGGGTCCCGCGCAGCCTCGTCCTGCCGATCTTCCTGTTCGGCGTCGCGGCCTTCGGCATCCTGATCAGCTACCCGTTCGAGGCGCTGGTGGCGGTGAGCGGCGGCTACCTGCTGACCATCCCGGTGGTCGCCGCCCAGTACCGCCGGCGGCTCAAGGCGGAGCTGGCGGCCCCGCCCGGGGAGCGGTCCGCGGCCGGTGCGGACGCGCAGCCCGAGAGCGCCGGGGCGGCGCGACCCGCGGCTGTCAGGCCGGACTAGGCGCTGGCCGTCGCGGAATTCTCCCCTACCTTGGCGGCGTTCGGCGAGGGGGGTTCGGCGATGCTCGAGGAATTCAAGAAGTTCGCGCTGCGCGGGAACGTGGTCGATCTCGCGGTCGGCGTGATCATCGGCGCGGCCTTCGGGGCCATCGTCAACTCGGCGGTCCAGGACCTGTTCATGCCGGTGATCGGCGCGATCACCGGCGGGCTCGACTTCTCGAACTACTACATCCCGCTGTCGTCGAAGGTGCAGGCCGGCCTGCCCTACGTGGACGCGAAGAAGCAGGGCGCCGTCATCGGCTACGGCCAGTTCCTGACCCTGACGCTGAACTTCGTGATCGTCGCCTTCGTGCTGTTCCTGGTCATACGGGCGATGAACCGCCTCCAGCACGCGGAGACCAGGAAGCCCGACGAGGTGCCGGCCGACGTGAAGCTGCTCTCCGAGATCCGCGATATCCTGGCGACGAAGCCGCGCGTCTGACGGCTCAGCCCGCGCGGGTGTCGTCGTCCGGCGGCTTCACCCCGAAGGCGTCGAGGATCTGGTCGAGGGCCTGACCGACGGCGCCGGTGCCCTCCTCGTGCGTCTTGAGGCGGGTCTCGAGCCGGCGGATCTGGGGCTCGAACGCGTCCGGGACCGGGTCGTCGCCGAGGAAGCGCGGCTTGTCGGGCCCGACCGGCAGGACGCTGCGCAGCTGCTGGCCGAGATGGTCGCGCACCGGCTCGGGGAGCGTGGATTTCGGATCGGCGGAATTGTCGCTCATGATCGCCTCACGGGTCGAACCGTCTCTCAACGGCCGGACGGATGAAGCGTTGCGCCGGCGGCCGCGGCTATGGGGGTGGCCCCCGGAGCGGGCTCCGGGGGCGCGGGGACCGGCGCTGGGCCGGCCCCGTTCTCGAATCCGAGGCTCAGTCGATGACCTCGACGATGCGGTGACCGCGGTCGACCAGCACCGGGCGGTCGTTCACCACGGTATAGCGGTAACCCGGCTGCACGCGGTACTCGCTCGGGACGTCGTAGTAGGTCACGCCGGAGGCCGGCAGGGTAGAGCCGACGGCGACGCGGCCGTCGTAGTCGTAGGAGCGGACGTTGCGCTCGCGGACGTAGCTGCGGAAGCGCGGGGCCATATCGACGCCGAGGATGCCGCCCACCGTGCCGGTGGCCGCGCCGACCGCGCCGCCGACGATCCCGCCGATCGGGCCGGCCGCATCGGCACCCGCGGCCGCGCCGCGCTCGGCGCCCGGGATGGTGCCCTGGGCCTGGGCCGCCAGCGGCAGCGAGAGGGCGAGGGCCGCGGCGGCGATGAGGGTCTTGAAGGTCATGCGTTGCGTCTCCGTTCCGTGGTGTTTCGCCGCGCGGGCGCAGCGAAGCTCGGGCCGGTAACGCCCGATCCCCGGAATCGGATGCATCTTTTTTGTGGACGTCCGGCCCGGGGCGGGCCGGGGGCCTACGCGTCCTTCGGCATCGCCGACTGGATGAACCGGTCGGAGCCGAGATCCTCCTCGTCGTAGCCCAGGAGCTCCGCGAGGCGGCCGCGGGCGCGGCTGACGCGGCTCTTCACGGTGCCGACCTTGCAGCCCATGATCGCCGCGGCCTCCTCGTAGGAGACGCCCTCGGCGCCGACCAGTACCAGCGCCTCGCGCTGGTCCGGCGGCAGCTTGGCCAGCGCCGATTGCAGGTCCTCGACGTCGAGCCGGTCGCCCTGGTGCGGGGCGGTGGCGAGCCGGGCCGCGTAGGACCCGTCCTGATCCTCCACCTCGCGGACCCGCTTGCGGTGGTCCGAGTAGAAGATGTTGCGCAGGATCGTGAACAGCCACGCGTTCAGGTTCGTCCCCGGCTGGAACCGGGCGCGGTGCTGCCAGCCCTTGAGCAGGGTGTCCTGCACGAGGTCGTCCGAGCGGGCCGGGTTCGAGGTCAGCGACAGCGCGAAGGCGCGCAGGGACGGCACGGCCGCGAGCAGGCCGTTGCGGAATTCCGGCTCGATCGCCTCGCCCCGGGCGCGCAGAGCCGCCTCGAGCTTCTCGATCAGCTCGGCGAAGCGGGACGGCAGCGTCTCCTCGCCGATCCGCTCGTAGACCGTGCGCAGATGCTCACCGAGATGCGTGCGGATACCGGGCGCCAGGTTCGGGCGGCCATCCCGAGTCCCGTCCTCCTGGGACAGGACGGTGTCGGTGTCGTCGCGGGTCATGCGTATCGCGCTCGTCAACTCATCGTGGCTCGACCTGTGGTCCGGAGCGGGTCGAGGCGGAGCGCTTGCCGGCTCGACCCGGTGCGGAAGTCCGGCCGATGCGCTCCTGTTACCGGAGTTCTAGCGCATCGGGCGCGGGCATGCACCCTCAGGCAAAACACACTTAAGCTAAGTTGGCCGGTCGCAACAGCCGGATCGCCCCGTCGCGCAGGGTCAGGACGTCGCCGCGGGCGAGATCGGTCCAGCACTCGTCCCGGGTCAGCGCCTGGGTGGCGATGACCGTCACCACGTCGTGCTCGGTGGTCTCCTGGGCGAAATCCACCTGCCAGTCCTCGTCGATCAGAGTGGCCTTCCCGAAGGGGGCGCGGCGGGTGAGATAGCAGAGGCGCTTGCCGCAATGGGCGTAGAGCGTGCGGCTGTCGGTGAGCAGCATGTTGAACACGCCGAGCGCGTGCAGCTCGCCCGCGAGGTCGGCCACCGCCCGGTCGAGGGTCTCGGGGCGCGGCAGCGCGCGGAACCGGGCCTGGAGCCGGCCGAGCATCCAGCAGAAGGCGTGCTCGCTGTCGGTGGAGCCGATCGGCATGAAGCCGCCCAGCGGCAGCCGCTTCACGCCCTTGAGCTGGCCGTTATGCGCGAAGGTCCAGCGGCGGCCCCACAATTCCCGGGAGAACGGGTGGGTGTTCTCCAGGCTGACCCGGCCGCGATTGGCCTTGCGGACATGGGCGACCACGATTCGGCTCTTGATCGACATGTCGCGCAGGAGCCGGGCGAGCTGCGAGCGGGCGCTCGGCTCCGGCTCGTGGAAGCTGCGGCAGGTGCGCCCGTCGTAGAAGCTGATGCCCCAGCCGTCGGCGTGCGGCCCGGTCTCGCCGCCGCGCCGGGCGAGGCCCGCGAAGGAGAAGCGGATGTCGGTCGGCACGTTGGCGCTCATGCCGAGCAGTTCGCACATCGTCTTGCAGCCGGGCCATGCGGGGAAGCGGCGACGTTTAGGAGCGTTCGGCCGCCCCGACAACGGCTTTCGCGCAAGTCAGCGGGCGAGATAGTCGGTCAGCGTCATGCCGACCATGATGGCGACCCAGAAGAAGCCGAGCCCCGAGAACAGCCGGATCAGCGGCGGCTCGTGGATCACCTCCATGGAGACGAGGAGGATCAGCGCCACCATCACGGCGACCACGGCGAGCTCGACGATCCAGACCTGCGCGAAGGGGAGGGTGGCGCCGAGGGTGACG from Methylobacterium sp. NMS14P includes:
- a CDS encoding phosphatidylserine decarboxylase; this encodes MTDLIETIRRTLVPIHKEGYPFILIGIVLTVLAGYFSQFFGWIFLILTLWVCYFFRDPERVTPVADGLVISPADGRVNLIATVLPPPELDLPQVPTLRVSVFMNVFDCHVNRVPVAGRIGQIHYTPGLFLNAELDKASDDNERNGMVIETTHAGQPKRVGVVQIAGLVARRIVGFVAAGDVLGVGERFGLIRFGSRVDVYLPAGSTVLVGLGQKAVAGETVLADLGGGPERLFKRI
- a CDS encoding RsmB/NOP family class I SAM-dependent RNA methyltransferase, translating into MASRDTGRNTRNAAAPGGTGPDIAGLGARRAAMQAVAALIGQERAPALDDALAQAIRAEALAPADAGLARAIAVATFRRYGLIRAALAARLERGLPAAKPQLTALLATATAQLLDLAVPDHAAVDLAVRLAKADTRTAHLAGLVNAVLRRIARERDAILAADADALAVNTPDWLARRWVAAYGPERAAAIARAHLAGAAIDLTPRGDAAEWAARLGAVTLPTGSLRLPENGPAIPELPGFQEGAWWVQDAAAALPARLLAPRDGTRVLDLCAAPGGKTLQLAAAGARVTAVDRSAPRLERLRENVARLGFAVDVVVADALALEPQDHDAVLLDAPCSATGTIRRHPDVAWTKAEADIGRLAALQAKLLDHAAGLVRPGGLLVYCTCSLEPEEGEAQVAAFLARDPRYARVPVRPEEVGGAAALIDDRGDLRTLPCHLPELEGARGGLDGFYASRLRRAD
- the mscL gene encoding large conductance mechanosensitive channel protein MscL, encoding MLEEFKKFALRGNVVDLAVGVIIGAAFGAIVNSAVQDLFMPVIGAITGGLDFSNYYIPLSSKVQAGLPYVDAKKQGAVIGYGQFLTLTLNFVIVAFVLFLVIRAMNRLQHAETRKPDEVPADVKLLSEIRDILATKPRV
- a CDS encoding NepR family anti-sigma factor, with protein sequence MTRDDTDTVLSQEDGTRDGRPNLAPGIRTHLGEHLRTVYERIGEETLPSRFAELIEKLEAALRARGEAIEPEFRNGLLAAVPSLRAFALSLTSNPARSDDLVQDTLLKGWQHRARFQPGTNLNAWLFTILRNIFYSDHRKRVREVEDQDGSYAARLATAPHQGDRLDVEDLQSALAKLPPDQREALVLVGAEGVSYEEAAAIMGCKVGTVKSRVSRARGRLAELLGYDEEDLGSDRFIQSAMPKDA
- a CDS encoding DUF1236 domain-containing protein, whose amino-acid sequence is MTFKTLIAAAALALSLPLAAQAQGTIPGAERGAAAGADAAGPIGGIVGGAVGAATGTVGGILGVDMAPRFRSYVRERNVRSYDYDGRVAVGSTLPASGVTYYDVPSEYRVQPGYRYTVVNDRPVLVDRGHRIVEVID
- a CDS encoding CDP-alcohol phosphatidyltransferase family protein translates to MDDLFPPFAPDPNEPRPRRFKPVPFRMIAPNMITLMALCLGLTAIRLAFEGKFEPAVIAVVVAGVLDGIDGRVARLLKGTSRFGAELDSLADFVNFGCAPALILYGFVLFHLKSVGWIVALIFAIAMALRLARFNAMLDDPNRPEWKKDFFVGMPAPAGALTAMLPLYLHFLGFGIETWAAPAVLIYVLCIALLVVSTVPTYSGKTMGKRVPRSLVLPIFLFGVAAFGILISYPFEALVAVSGGYLLTIPVVAAQYRRRLKAELAAPPGERSAAGADAQPESAGAARPAAVRPD